Proteins encoded in a region of the Chloroflexota bacterium genome:
- a CDS encoding RNA-binding protein, translated as MTKKLYVGNLSYSMTEDALRELFTPIGEVTSVTIITDRMSGRSKGFGFVEMATDEAAQAAISQLNGTTVDDRQLTVAEARPQRPRDERRGGRGYGDRRGGRSRRY; from the coding sequence ATGACCAAGAAGTTGTACGTCGGGAATCTCAGTTACAGTATGACCGAGGATGCTTTACGGGAATTGTTTACTCCCATCGGTGAAGTCACTTCAGTCACAATCATCACGGACCGCATGAGCGGCCGGTCCAAGGGATTTGGCTTCGTGGAGATGGCCACTGATGAGGCGGCTCAGGCTGCGATCTCGCAGCTCAACGGTACTACGGTGGACGATCGCCAACTCACGGTAGCCGAGGCGCGCCCACAGCGTCCTCGCGACGAGCGGCGTGGAGGGCGCGGCTATGGTGACCGACGGGGCGGTAGATCCCGCCGCTACTAA